A segment of the Populus alba chromosome 9, ASM523922v2, whole genome shotgun sequence genome:
ATAACACACACAATTGCACAAATGATAATGAAAAGAAAGCTGACACCTGGAAGCATGCAAATAGCTTAGTTACAGAgatctaattaatttacttcCTGCAATCATACAAGACCTATTTCTTGGCGAGAGGGGAGGCTTCAGAAATGAAGAGGGACAAAGATTTGAAAACTCAAATAATCTCCTTATTGAGCTAAATTGACAGgagtcttttaaaatttttcctaCTTATTCTGCGAGTTTATTATAATACCTGCGTTAGTAAATTTTAGCTTGAAATTCTTGACTTGGGAGCCTACACGAAATCAAAGGTAGCTTATGTTGTTCTTAGTTCTCACCTGAGCCAACGCGGGAAGAACTGGTTTGCCAGTACTTTCAAGAAACCCACTGCAGTCACCAATTGCAAACACATCTGGCATTGAAGGAACTCGCAGCCACTCATCAATACCAATCCTGTAAACGTATCAGAAGCATTAGACAAAAGCAAAACCCAGTTAAACATACTTGAAGAATAGAAGGGAAGGGAGACATGTTTGGAACCACATGGGATGTCCAAAAATAATATCAGTGCAGCTATGCAGCTTTTTGAAAGGAAGACCAAATCAGAAACATAGGGATAAAAATAGAAGGCAAAAGGAGAGCTATGGTTAGAACCACCATATAAATCATCGAACTGTCAACTTGAGTAATCACATTCTTTCCCGTGCACTTCCAGAACAATGATACCAAAAAGTTGGCCTCTTTTACAAAGAGATTATACCAGCTATGCTTCTAAATTTATATCAACCAGAAACTTGTCATAGAGAACGAGTGAGTTACCGTCCACCAGGAGACTTGGAAAGTTCCAGAGATTTTACAAATGATGAGGGGCCAACACCTGTAGACCACACCAACAGACCATATGGAACCTCTGTGCCATCGGTTAGAATTAGCTTCTGCGGTTTAACATCCTTGACAATCCCACGGACAAGATGAACTCCTGACTGCGAAAAACAGGAAAAGAACAATTCCTAAATAATTGGAATGCCAAATGGTTCCAACAGTCAAGTATAACACAGATAAAAAAGAAGTtccaaatcctttataaaagcTGGAATTGATGCCTTTCATTAACATATAGCTAAGAAAGATCAGCATCATGGGCAATCCTCTCACGTTAAGAGACTAAATGATGCAAATAAGATAGGGCAGcctgcatttttttattttgcaacaGTCAAAACATTTCTAACCTTTGTCAACTGCTTAGTAGCATAGTGACGGAGGCTATCATCAAAGGAAGACAAGATCTCATTTGCCTGTgaataagaaataatttgctTAATCCCATCATAATCTTTGGCAACTCCGAGATGCAAATTAGCAAATGAAAATCCCAATAGcaataatgaattatttttaatgcacAGTATAAGCACTAATGacttgaaaatgataaaaataaaattctacatTAACACAACTAACTGCTTAAAATTCATAACAAGCAGACCTCAATCAAAGTAACATGTATGTAATCTTTCACATGCGCGTATGTTTGACGAACATCTTTCAAGATAAAATCGCTGAGTTCACCACTGAATTCAACTCCCGTGGGACCACCTCCTACAACAACACAATGTAATAATCtgctcttctcttcttctgaaAGACCTGTCTcggcacaaaaaaaaaaaaaaaaaataaattcatattaaacAAACATACTtgacatataaatttatttcccaaaaaatgttaaaacaaaaacagaaaagcaGTTGCATACCAGGCATATCAGACAGCATCAAGTTGAGTAGTAGCTTCCTGCGGATTTCCTGAGCATGGCGAACTTCTCTAAGAAAAATTGCATGCTCTTTCACGCCACGAATTCCAAAGGTCGATGCTTCTGCTCCCAATGCAATTACTAACTTATCATACGAAATTTTAAACCTCCATGGATCGACTGTGTCCAATCCATCCGTAACAGTCTCACAATGCACcttcaataaatacaaaccaAATTATGTAACATTTTAAATTGGAAAATCAAGTAACAAGGCACAATTAATTGAAATTACCAGTACTAAAAAAGTATGCAAAGAAGTCACTTTGTTTACCCTCTCCAAAAACAATTAGCTAAATAACTTtctctaaaaagaaaaggtaaccCAAAAAGGTCCCTATTTTAGCAAACACAAAAAGTGCAAGTCACACCACATTACCATTTGTTTCTCTGCATCAAGGCTAGTACAATTCGCAAGAAAAAAGTAAGACCCAGGTGCTTTCGATATGGCAGGTTGGATCCGACCAATGGGTTCAGCCACGGACCTAAACTCCAAAGTCCCAACACACGTGGAAGCTAACAGAGGGGTGAAAACCATGTGGTTTCTCGGCGACACGCATACGACATCGTACAAATCAGTGTCAATTCCTTTCATTAGCCTACATCCCGCCCAACCCGAGCCCAGCACCACCACTCTGGGCTTCTCGTCCCCCTTGGTAGGCTCCAGGCCGGCATACCTCGTCGGCGTGTCGGTGGTGAAGTGGGAGAGTGAAGTGAAGAGGAAATTTGGGTTTTGTAAGAGAGGTTTGGATTTGGAAGTAGAGAGTTGAATTAGATTTCTAAAGAGAGACATGGATTTGGATTGTTTAGTACTGTTTGATTGCTTTGCTTCAGAGAACAACTGAGTTTGTTTTGGTTCAGGTTTTCTGTGCCCAAAATTCAGGAGATCTGCGTGTTCGTCTTTCGTCAGTTTGACTGGCTGTGTTGAAGAATGATGGAGGCATGCACGTGCTCCGCCACAAACATGTGGATATGGCTGGTTGGgtgcttaattttattacaaactGCGAGAAATTAATTTCACTGAGTCTTTTATTACAGAGCCACTCACCTTTCAGTtacaatttcaattataaatattataaaataaattaaaaggagaacatgttccattgttttttttttttttaattgcagaGCTACTCATATTTACACTATAAATTGCTATGGTGTCTCAACATTATAAGATTTAAGTATGAttccttaattttatatttttttcacaatataatcccttaattttgcaatttttacattttgatctatgtaatttttttatatttacgtTTCAATCATAGTCACTTTCATTATGTTTCACTTAATGCTAAGAAACGAGGAAGATACTTGtcagaaaataaaagaggagagaaaagttTTAGTcaatgatcataaaaaaatcatacctGTGCCCTTAGGATCTTCTTGGAAAAAGAGTTCAATAAAAGTAATCTTTCCTTTAATCATGACAGAAAAAGTAGAgtggattttatatttattggattttgagttttttttttaataagttagaAGATGTTTtgagaaaagattaaaaagatatttttaatggaTTACTTTgagtttttatgatattttttaggtgttttaaaattaaaaagatttaaaattttactttttagaaTCCTGTCAAAATTTGTTGCAGCGTGTgatatttaactttatttatttttatgtttttaaaaatatttttgaaaaaaattattatttttttattttaatttaatatttttttggtgttttcagattattttgatgcactgatataaaaaataatttttaaaaaataaataaaaaattattttaatgtatttataaataaaaaacactttagaaAACAATCG
Coding sequences within it:
- the LOC118035185 gene encoding internal alternative NAD(P)H-ubiquinone oxidoreductase A2, mitochondrial, with the translated sequence MSLFRNLIQLSTSKSKPLLQNPNFLFTSLSHFTTDTPTRYAGLEPTKGDEKPRVVVLGSGWAGCRLMKGIDTDLYDVVCVSPRNHMVFTPLLASTCVGTLEFRSVAEPIGRIQPAISKAPGSYFFLANCTSLDAEKQMVHCETVTDGLDTVDPWRFKISYDKLVIALGAEASTFGIRGVKEHAIFLREVRHAQEIRRKLLLNLMLSDMPGLSEEEKSRLLHCVVVGGGPTGVEFSGELSDFILKDVRQTYAHVKDYIHVTLIEANEILSSFDDSLRHYATKQLTKSGVHLVRGIVKDVKPQKLILTDGTEVPYGLLVWSTGVGPSSFVKSLELSKSPGGRIGIDEWLRVPSMPDVFAIGDCSGFLESTGKPVLPALAQVAERQGKYLANLLNKIGKDGGGRRNSGGEVELGDPFVYRHLGSMATIGRYKALVDLRQSKEAKGLALKGFASWFIWRSAYLTRVISWRNRFYVAINWATTFVFGRDISRI